A stretch of Acidobacteriota bacterium DNA encodes these proteins:
- a CDS encoding radical SAM protein, with product MLTLATLRENSALLKLDLYCKGARLDESCLDGEGTGRGLLRTRAGLGSGLEVVLPGGFWTNVPVLEAFAQRSPYVIRREAGGLTLYRNDEAVTSLTLSPRPAWYDAKTRSGKPMTRVGTLQGTYLGVYPAKVCDYWVAEPTKTNCHFCSVGLNLGVDDASEKSVEEVLEVVRAARNESGITYVDFNTGHYEGDTYLDILEPYLRRIKKETGLLVGVQTPPHHDLSRYDRLRAMGVNRVSFCFEIFDRDVFRDVCPGKDAQYGLDRYLDAIRYCARLGAQGPASEPWVTNGEIIAGLEPPESSIAAINWITAAGAIPTVCVFRPLRGTDYEDREPPDTESLIPVFRRLYEACMEAGLPIGCAPDVHVSLVLLPEECESLSTRQFRWHRMKLAVMKRVFAAQFARRLRRHAV from the coding sequence ATGCTCACCCTGGCCACATTGCGCGAGAACTCTGCGCTTCTGAAGCTCGACCTGTACTGCAAGGGCGCGCGCCTGGACGAGTCGTGTCTGGACGGCGAGGGCACCGGTCGCGGGCTGCTGAGGACGCGGGCAGGCCTCGGGTCGGGCCTTGAAGTGGTGTTGCCAGGGGGATTCTGGACCAACGTGCCGGTGCTGGAGGCCTTCGCCCAGCGGTCGCCCTATGTCATTCGCCGCGAGGCCGGCGGCCTCACGCTTTATCGCAATGACGAGGCGGTCACGTCCCTCACGTTGTCGCCCAGGCCGGCGTGGTACGACGCCAAGACCCGATCCGGCAAACCGATGACGCGCGTCGGCACCCTTCAGGGCACCTACCTCGGTGTGTATCCCGCGAAGGTCTGTGACTACTGGGTGGCCGAACCCACGAAGACCAATTGTCACTTCTGTTCGGTGGGGCTGAACCTCGGGGTAGACGACGCGTCGGAGAAGTCCGTGGAGGAAGTGCTGGAGGTGGTGCGCGCGGCGCGCAATGAATCCGGCATCACGTACGTGGACTTCAATACCGGGCACTACGAGGGCGACACCTACCTCGATATTCTGGAGCCCTACCTTCGGCGCATCAAGAAAGAGACGGGCCTGCTCGTGGGCGTGCAGACGCCGCCGCATCACGATTTGTCCCGCTACGATCGCCTGCGCGCGATGGGCGTGAATCGCGTGTCGTTTTGTTTCGAGATTTTTGACCGGGACGTGTTTCGCGACGTGTGCCCAGGCAAAGACGCGCAGTATGGACTGGATCGCTACCTGGATGCCATCCGGTATTGCGCCCGGCTGGGAGCCCAGGGACCGGCGTCTGAGCCGTGGGTCACCAATGGCGAGATCATCGCGGGGCTCGAGCCGCCGGAGTCATCCATCGCAGCCATCAACTGGATCACGGCCGCCGGCGCCATTCCCACGGTGTGTGTCTTCCGCCCGCTGCGCGGCACCGACTACGAAGACCGCGAGCCGCCCGACACCGAGAGCCTCATCCCCGTGTTCCGCCGGCTCTACGAGGCGTGTATGGAGGCAGGCTTGCCCATTGGCTGCGCGCCCGACGTCCATGTCTCGCTCGTGCTGTTGCCCGAGGAGTGCGAGTCACTGTCCACACGTCAGTTCCGGTGGCACCGGATGAAACTCGCCGTCATGAAACGCGTCTTCGCCGCCCAGTTCGCGCGCCGCCTCCGGCGCCACGCGGTGTAG
- a CDS encoding serine/threonine-protein phosphatase, producing MSAERRKRLIAQFFRTMPTGAKVAFYAGIFFCFAPIGLLQESVTLNVGPWWVVVTMTLFSGGIAVTYAWTIINYPRWFPIPVAVQLGVTYLLNLTVTVTDPAPTALDAGGLEALKTRLTILAGLTVTSLMGAYSSFFYLIRREGLRFSGAHAEIRLARDIHTALVPRLAGRNGDITWVGRSRPSGDVGGDLVDEVDARHGWFATVADVSGHGVAAGVLMGMFKTAFRSALDDGREVGEVVTHINRVISPLRQPHMFITAACIQQTAPGRLAYLLAGHPPMLHYSRATGTSVWVGQSQLALALLDDTVYRSHELVLAHGDVLVIVTDGLLEVFDRQDRELGLDGLKAAVTTAAASGSLEAIETAVFEACEKHGPQIDDQTVLVLMRNAH from the coding sequence ATGTCAGCCGAACGACGTAAACGACTCATCGCCCAGTTTTTCCGCACGATGCCCACAGGCGCGAAAGTCGCCTTTTATGCGGGCATCTTCTTCTGCTTCGCGCCGATCGGGCTCTTGCAGGAATCGGTCACCCTCAATGTGGGTCCCTGGTGGGTGGTGGTGACCATGACGCTGTTCTCTGGCGGGATCGCCGTGACCTACGCCTGGACCATCATCAACTACCCCCGCTGGTTTCCAATTCCTGTCGCGGTGCAGCTCGGAGTGACGTACCTGCTCAACCTCACGGTCACGGTGACGGACCCCGCCCCGACGGCACTCGACGCAGGCGGGCTTGAGGCCCTGAAAACACGGCTGACGATTCTTGCAGGCCTGACGGTGACGAGCCTCATGGGCGCGTATTCGTCATTCTTTTATCTCATCCGCCGTGAAGGACTGCGCTTCTCGGGCGCCCACGCCGAGATTCGACTGGCGCGCGATATTCACACCGCGCTCGTGCCGCGTCTTGCGGGCCGCAATGGCGACATCACGTGGGTCGGGCGTTCTCGTCCAAGCGGCGACGTGGGCGGCGATCTGGTGGACGAAGTGGATGCCCGGCACGGATGGTTTGCCACCGTGGCCGACGTCAGCGGACACGGAGTGGCCGCCGGCGTGCTCATGGGCATGTTCAAGACCGCGTTCCGCTCGGCGCTCGACGATGGGCGCGAAGTCGGCGAGGTGGTGACGCACATCAACCGGGTCATCAGCCCGTTGCGGCAGCCCCACATGTTCATCACGGCCGCGTGCATTCAGCAGACGGCGCCGGGGCGCCTCGCGTACCTGCTGGCCGGTCATCCGCCGATGCTGCACTACTCGCGCGCCACTGGCACGTCTGTCTGGGTCGGCCAATCACAACTGGCGCTCGCACTGCTCGACGACACGGTCTACCGGAGCCACGAGCTGGTGCTGGCTCACGGCGACGTCCTGGTCATCGTGACGGACGGCCTGCTTGAGGTGTTCGACCGGCAGGACCGCGAGCTGGGACTGGATGGTCTGAAGGCGGCCGTGACGACGGCCGCCGCGTCGGGATCGCTCGAGGCGATCGAGACCGCCGTGTTTGAAGCGTGCGAGAAACACGGGCCCCAGATCGACGACCAGACGGTGCTCGTGCTCATGCGCAACGCGCACTAG
- a CDS encoding thioredoxin family protein, which translates to MRTPLRLLFLLVCLLAARGLTAQQPPPLDAALTALTQTNVIRAGATARLAMRVVLDKSLHVQSNTPSDPGFIATVLTVDPPAGVTVDELVYPAATALKQFGQPEPLSVYGHDFVIGVQVTLAPNVAPGTLVISARLRYQACNDTVCFRPLTEAVPWIVEVVPAGTAVTPQHQAVFAGIAFGKGIKPPPRTAEAAPAAPAPTPAGGGADGVAALDKFTLQLATGGYLGTNDFLTFIKDAESGTKPSGLFDNRGPLAILLIVLVGGLALNLTPCVLPMIPINLAIIGAGAKAGSRSRGFILGASYGAAMAVVYGVLGLVVILTAGTFGAINSSPWFNLSIAVLFVALGLAMFDVLMIDFSKFSAAFQPTSTQQGSVALAFTMGSVAALLAGACVAPVVIQVVLFASDLYAKGNGVALALPFVLGLGMALPWPIAGAGMAALPKPGAWMVRVKQVFGVVILLTAAYYGYLAYTLFDDRSADATEVSSSVSEMLASGWHSSLAVGLAEAERDNKPVLLDLWATWCKNCLTMDKTTLKDPLVTAALSGYVKIKVQSEDLDDPATAAIMKRLGAVGLPAYAILRRS; encoded by the coding sequence ATGCGCACTCCCTTGCGGCTGCTCTTCCTCCTTGTCTGCCTCCTGGCGGCGCGTGGCCTCACGGCCCAGCAGCCCCCTCCGCTCGACGCCGCCCTGACGGCGCTCACCCAGACCAACGTCATTCGCGCGGGGGCCACCGCGCGGCTCGCCATGCGCGTGGTGCTCGACAAGTCGCTGCACGTCCAGTCCAACACGCCGAGTGACCCGGGGTTCATCGCCACGGTGCTCACGGTGGATCCACCTGCGGGCGTCACGGTGGACGAACTGGTGTATCCGGCGGCCACCGCCCTCAAGCAGTTTGGTCAGCCTGAGCCGCTGTCGGTCTACGGCCACGACTTCGTGATTGGTGTGCAGGTGACCCTGGCGCCCAACGTGGCGCCAGGCACGCTCGTGATCAGCGCGCGCCTGCGGTATCAGGCCTGCAACGACACCGTCTGCTTCCGTCCGCTCACCGAGGCCGTGCCGTGGATTGTCGAAGTCGTGCCCGCGGGCACAGCAGTGACACCGCAACACCAGGCCGTCTTCGCGGGGATCGCATTTGGCAAGGGCATCAAGCCTCCGCCGCGCACCGCAGAAGCGGCTCCAGCAGCACCTGCGCCAACACCCGCTGGGGGCGGCGCGGACGGTGTAGCGGCCCTCGACAAGTTCACGCTGCAACTGGCCACCGGCGGCTACCTCGGGACAAACGACTTCCTCACGTTCATCAAAGATGCCGAGTCTGGAACGAAGCCGTCCGGACTCTTCGACAATCGCGGCCCGCTGGCGATTCTCCTGATCGTGCTCGTGGGTGGTCTCGCGCTGAACCTCACGCCATGCGTGTTGCCCATGATCCCGATCAATCTGGCCATCATCGGCGCGGGGGCCAAAGCCGGGTCGCGCAGTCGCGGGTTCATCCTGGGCGCAAGCTACGGCGCGGCCATGGCGGTGGTCTATGGTGTGCTCGGTCTCGTGGTGATTCTCACTGCCGGCACGTTCGGTGCGATCAACTCATCGCCCTGGTTCAATCTGAGTATCGCTGTGTTGTTTGTCGCGCTCGGCCTGGCGATGTTCGACGTCCTCATGATCGACTTTTCGAAATTCTCCGCAGCGTTCCAGCCAACCTCCACCCAGCAGGGGAGCGTGGCCCTGGCCTTCACGATGGGCAGCGTCGCGGCTCTGCTGGCCGGCGCCTGCGTGGCGCCTGTCGTGATTCAGGTGGTGCTCTTCGCGAGCGACCTGTATGCAAAAGGCAACGGCGTGGCGCTCGCGTTACCGTTTGTGCTCGGACTTGGCATGGCCTTGCCATGGCCCATCGCCGGTGCGGGCATGGCGGCCCTGCCGAAACCCGGTGCGTGGATGGTCCGCGTCAAGCAAGTATTCGGCGTCGTCATCCTGCTGACCGCCGCCTACTACGGCTACCTCGCGTACACGTTGTTCGATGATCGATCCGCTGACGCCACCGAAGTCTCGTCCTCCGTCAGCGAGATGCTGGCCAGCGGCTGGCACTCGTCACTGGCGGTCGGGCTTGCCGAAGCGGAGCGCGACAACAAGCCGGTCCTGCTCGACCTCTGGGCCACCTGGTGCAAGAACTGCTTGACCATGGATAAGACCACGCTGAAGGATCCGCTTGTGACGGCGGCGCTTTCGGGATACGTGAAGATCAAGGTGCAGTCTGAGGATCTCGACGACCCGGCCACGGCGGCGATCATGAAACGCCTCGGCGCCGTCGGGCTTCCGGCGTATGCAATTCTTCGACGCTCGTAG
- a CDS encoding DUF1028 domain-containing protein has product MTEYRNALLRVAAVLLVSAAPAAAQTTAADGVTVNAAGDPQYSTFSLCAIDPATGQSGAAVTTRVPFVGRAVPHVRARPDKGVGAVCTQASTMVEFGARGLDLIEKGVEPKDIITQLLATDERRESRQVGVIDMQGRSAAHTGKQNGVWAGSKQGLNYTVQANIMVGPEVIEAVAATFEATDGVGMPLAERMILALEAGYAKGGDRRWGSLAVGGDQDRRPEQPRPRRRSHRAGHRGGRASEPRWRDEAHLHDHGPSSWLSRVFARGRRRRHRTQADAARARLLAPHAGGVS; this is encoded by the coding sequence ATGACTGAATATCGAAACGCCCTGTTGCGAGTAGCCGCGGTGCTCCTTGTGTCGGCCGCTCCCGCCGCGGCGCAAACAACCGCCGCAGATGGCGTCACCGTAAACGCGGCCGGCGATCCGCAGTACTCCACGTTTTCGCTGTGCGCGATTGACCCGGCCACAGGGCAGTCGGGCGCGGCGGTGACCACGCGGGTGCCGTTTGTGGGCCGCGCTGTGCCGCATGTGCGCGCACGTCCCGACAAGGGTGTGGGCGCCGTGTGCACGCAGGCCTCCACCATGGTGGAGTTTGGCGCGCGTGGGCTCGACCTGATCGAAAAGGGCGTGGAGCCGAAGGACATCATCACGCAGTTGCTGGCCACCGATGAACGCCGCGAGTCGCGGCAGGTGGGCGTGATCGACATGCAGGGTCGCTCGGCCGCCCACACCGGCAAGCAGAACGGCGTGTGGGCCGGCAGCAAACAGGGCCTCAACTACACGGTGCAGGCCAACATCATGGTGGGGCCTGAAGTCATCGAGGCGGTGGCCGCCACGTTTGAGGCCACCGACGGCGTAGGCATGCCGCTGGCCGAGCGGATGATCCTGGCGCTCGAGGCGGGCTACGCCAAAGGCGGAGACAGGCGATGGGGATCACTTGCAGTCGGCGGCGATCAAGATCGCCGACCCGAACAACCCCGGCCGCGGCGGCGATCACATCGCGCTGGCCATCGAGGTGGGCGAGCATCCGAACCCCGTTGGCGAGATGAAGCGCATCTACATGACCACGGCCCGTCGTCTTGGCTATCGCGAGTTTTCGCGCGTGGAAGGCGCCGACGTCATCGAACTCAAGCGGATGCTGCACGCGCTCGGCTACTGGCGCCCCACGCTGGCGGCGTTTCCTGA
- a CDS encoding amidase, whose amino-acid sequence MRAGVESESVGRVSIAVWRPIIAHNGRVFRRLFLPLLLCLPACTSYGPVDVVEFSAQDAQVAMAAGTLLSRTLTQSYLDRIARVDDAGPMLNAVIEVNPAALAEADALDAERAAGHVRGPLHGIPVLLKDNIDVAGLVNSAGSLAMATHRPAKDAFLVTQLREAGAVILGKTNLSEWANFRSTRSSSGWSSRGGQTKNPYALDRNPCGSSSGTGAAIAASLGAIGVGTETDGSIICPASVNGLVGLKPTVGLISRGGIIPISISQDTAGPMGRTVSDVAMLLSAIAVVDDADPAGPASVDHRPSDYSAFLLSDALRGRRIGVLRQAMGYHPDVDAVMANALDAVRKLGAEVIDVKIPTYNQWNDPEFEVLLYEFKDGLNAYLKSSGAPVASLEALMAWNTAHAAEAMPLFGQEIFAQAQAKGPLTDAAYLKARDDARRLAGKDGLIAVMDQLTLDAVIAPSMSPAWTTDHVLGDHFVGAGYGVAAVAGTPSLTVPAGEVAGLPVGVTWMGRAWSEADLISFAYTFEQATQARRAPKFARGGQR is encoded by the coding sequence ATGAGAGCGGGGGTGGAGAGCGAATCCGTGGGAAGGGTATCCATAGCGGTGTGGCGGCCAATTATTGCGCATAATGGGCGCGTGTTTCGCCGCCTTTTCCTGCCCCTTCTGTTGTGTCTGCCGGCCTGCACCTCCTACGGCCCGGTGGACGTCGTCGAATTCAGCGCCCAGGATGCCCAGGTGGCCATGGCCGCCGGCACCCTGTTGTCGCGGACGCTGACCCAGTCATACCTCGACCGCATTGCGAGGGTAGACGACGCCGGGCCGATGCTGAACGCCGTCATCGAGGTCAATCCCGCAGCGCTCGCCGAGGCCGACGCGCTGGACGCCGAGCGGGCCGCGGGCCACGTGCGGGGCCCACTGCACGGCATCCCGGTGCTCCTCAAAGACAACATCGATGTGGCCGGGCTGGTGAATTCCGCAGGCTCCCTCGCGATGGCCACCCATCGTCCCGCCAAGGACGCGTTCCTGGTGACGCAGTTGCGCGAAGCCGGCGCGGTCATTCTCGGCAAGACCAATCTCAGCGAATGGGCCAACTTCAGGTCAACCCGCTCGTCGTCGGGCTGGAGTTCGCGCGGAGGCCAGACGAAAAATCCCTACGCACTCGATCGCAATCCCTGCGGTTCAAGCTCGGGCACGGGTGCGGCCATCGCCGCAAGCCTTGGCGCCATCGGTGTCGGCACTGAAACCGACGGCAGCATCATTTGCCCGGCGTCGGTGAATGGTCTGGTCGGATTGAAGCCCACAGTGGGACTGATCAGCCGTGGCGGCATCATTCCCATCTCGATTTCTCAGGACACGGCGGGGCCGATGGGACGGACGGTGTCGGACGTGGCCATGCTGCTCAGCGCCATCGCGGTGGTGGATGATGCGGATCCCGCAGGGCCGGCGTCTGTTGACCATCGCCCCTCCGACTACTCCGCATTCCTGTTGTCGGATGCGCTTCGTGGCAGGCGCATCGGCGTGCTCCGCCAGGCGATGGGGTATCACCCCGATGTGGATGCCGTCATGGCGAACGCGCTCGATGCCGTGCGAAAGTTGGGCGCCGAAGTGATCGACGTGAAGATCCCCACCTACAACCAGTGGAATGACCCGGAGTTCGAGGTGTTGCTCTACGAGTTCAAGGACGGCCTCAATGCGTACTTGAAGTCATCCGGTGCGCCGGTCGCGTCGCTTGAGGCGTTGATGGCGTGGAACACGGCACACGCCGCCGAGGCGATGCCGCTCTTCGGCCAGGAGATCTTCGCGCAGGCGCAGGCCAAAGGGCCGCTGACCGACGCGGCCTATCTGAAAGCGCGAGACGATGCGCGAAGGCTGGCGGGGAAGGACGGCCTGATCGCGGTGATGGATCAGTTGACGCTCGACGCCGTCATTGCGCCGAGCATGTCGCCCGCGTGGACCACCGACCACGTGCTGGGCGATCACTTCGTCGGCGCGGGATACGGTGTGGCGGCCGTTGCCGGCACGCCGAGTCTGACCGTGCCTGCCGGTGAGGTGGCGGGCCTGCCGGTGGGCGTGACATGGATGGGCCGCGCGTGGAGCGAGGCCGACCTCATCAGTTTCGCCTATACGTTTGAGCAGGCCACTCAGGCACGGCGGGCGCCGAAGTTCGCAAGAGGGGGCCAGCGATGA
- a CDS encoding amidohydrolase yields the protein MRKAWFVSQALLVAGALLSGCNGQPSEPPPDRVFINGRIWTGDARMPEAQAIATRGDRIVAIGLNQSIRALAGDATEVIDLGGRRVVPGFNDAHWHLPTRRTADLVDAGNVQEIQRRLKEFAATLGPDEWVTGRGWGPSDFPDNQAHRRYLDEVFPDRPVLLTDRDGHQTLANSHALTLAKVTRATSDPANGRIDRATDGEPTGLLKEAASSLVRRLIPPVNADQVYRALLAEMDKAASFGLTSLQVASGSGASGIEYEAYQRALREGTLKVRVRLGVPFERDVTPAQLTEFVALRDRHRGGLLAYGIAKGMLDGTVDAHTAAMLEPYAASTDTGLPMWTQADLNRVVAAYDKVGLQIQLHAIGDRAIRMALDAFEQAAKDNGTTGRRHRVEHIEVPALADLPRFKTLGVIASTQAMFASPDAITLTNYAPALGPARASRSNAFKLFDDAGAVQAFGSDYPVFTMEVMRGVHAAVTREMPDGTPAGGWYPDHRISVGAAVQHFTKDAAFASFDEADKGTLEVGKLADFAVLSDDIFAIPPAQLHKVKVVLTVMGGQTTHTRPK from the coding sequence ATGAGGAAGGCATGGTTCGTCTCCCAGGCACTGCTCGTCGCAGGCGCGCTGCTGTCCGGATGCAACGGGCAACCGTCAGAGCCGCCGCCCGACCGCGTGTTCATCAACGGCCGCATCTGGACGGGCGATGCTCGGATGCCCGAGGCGCAGGCGATTGCGACGCGGGGCGACCGCATCGTGGCGATCGGGCTGAACCAGAGTATCCGGGCGCTTGCGGGCGACGCCACCGAGGTGATCGATTTGGGCGGCCGGCGCGTGGTGCCCGGTTTCAACGACGCGCATTGGCACTTGCCGACCCGGCGCACGGCGGATCTTGTGGACGCCGGCAACGTGCAGGAGATTCAGCGCCGCCTGAAGGAGTTCGCGGCCACGCTCGGCCCGGACGAGTGGGTCACCGGCCGCGGGTGGGGGCCGTCGGATTTTCCAGACAATCAGGCCCATCGCCGCTACCTCGATGAAGTCTTTCCTGACCGTCCGGTGCTCCTGACCGATCGCGACGGCCATCAGACGCTCGCCAACAGCCATGCTCTGACCCTGGCCAAGGTGACGCGCGCCACAAGCGATCCCGCGAACGGCCGCATCGATCGTGCCACTGACGGCGAACCCACAGGTCTGCTCAAGGAAGCCGCGTCGTCGCTCGTGCGCCGGTTGATTCCACCTGTGAACGCCGACCAGGTCTATCGAGCGTTGCTCGCTGAAATGGACAAGGCGGCGTCGTTTGGATTGACGTCGCTGCAGGTGGCCTCGGGAAGCGGGGCTTCCGGCATCGAGTACGAGGCGTATCAGCGCGCGTTGCGCGAGGGGACGCTGAAGGTGCGCGTCAGGCTCGGTGTGCCATTTGAGCGCGATGTGACCCCGGCGCAGTTGACGGAGTTTGTCGCGCTCCGCGATCGGCACCGTGGCGGCCTGCTGGCCTACGGCATTGCCAAGGGCATGCTCGACGGCACAGTGGATGCGCACACGGCGGCGATGCTGGAGCCCTACGCCGCAAGCACCGACACCGGTTTGCCGATGTGGACGCAAGCCGATCTCAATCGCGTGGTCGCCGCGTATGACAAAGTCGGACTGCAGATTCAGCTCCACGCGATTGGTGACCGCGCGATCCGGATGGCGCTTGATGCCTTCGAGCAGGCCGCGAAGGACAACGGCACCACCGGCCGCCGCCATCGAGTGGAGCACATCGAAGTGCCGGCACTTGCGGATTTGCCGCGGTTCAAGACCCTGGGCGTGATCGCTTCCACGCAGGCGATGTTCGCCAGTCCTGACGCCATCACCCTCACCAACTATGCGCCGGCGCTGGGGCCGGCCCGCGCCTCCCGCTCCAACGCATTCAAGTTGTTTGACGATGCGGGGGCGGTGCAGGCGTTTGGGAGCGACTATCCCGTGTTCACGATGGAGGTGATGCGCGGAGTGCATGCCGCCGTGACGCGGGAGATGCCTGATGGCACGCCGGCGGGTGGGTGGTACCCCGACCATCGGATCTCGGTGGGCGCGGCCGTCCAGCACTTCACGAAGGATGCAGCCTTTGCGAGCTTCGACGAAGCCGACAAGGGCACCCTGGAAGTGGGCAAACTCGCGGACTTCGCCGTGTTGTCCGACGACATTTTCGCGATTCCCCCCGCGCAGCTGCACAAGGTGAAGGTTGTGCTGACAGTGATGGGGGGCCAGACGACTCACACAAGACCGAAGTAG
- a CDS encoding serine/threonine protein kinase: protein MKSDEQREDPPPDFRDTNQRRDVNQAQWLAEIAAQIADGRLIDWPAVEARAQDDHDRGMIRRLQSIQRLAHAQTALTAPGREEEAVLSSWGALTILEKVGRGTFGDVYRAWDPRLDRHVALKILRRRETAGPGAESAIIEEARLMARVRHPNIVTVYGAERIDGRVGIWMEFVEGLTLEQELRDKGPLSGDDVLAVAVDLCGALGAVHQAGLLHRDLKAQNVMRATDGRILLTDFGAGRDGAQSSEGDEIELAGTPLYLAPELFAGQRPTIVSDLYALGVLLYHLGTGEFPVRAPSLRAFRDAHTHPRVPTRKVRADLPRSLATVIDRLLSVNPPDRYLTSAEVTGALKGLMPQTVWMMAAGVVVTLVSLAVLFDVGSVRSRWFGEVGTDTAPVGIAASARTRKLNPPASQWLGQPSRDGRYFAVRQRRWG from the coding sequence ATGAAGTCCGACGAGCAGCGAGAAGACCCGCCGCCGGACTTCCGTGACACAAACCAGAGACGAGATGTGAATCAGGCTCAGTGGCTGGCTGAAATTGCGGCGCAAATTGCCGACGGTCGGCTTATCGACTGGCCTGCCGTGGAGGCGCGTGCCCAGGACGATCACGACCGCGGGATGATCCGGCGTCTGCAGTCCATTCAGCGACTGGCCCACGCACAAACGGCCTTGACCGCACCCGGCCGTGAAGAAGAGGCGGTGCTGTCCTCGTGGGGGGCCCTCACGATCCTCGAGAAAGTTGGCCGAGGTACGTTCGGCGATGTGTATCGCGCGTGGGATCCGCGCCTCGACCGCCATGTGGCGCTGAAGATTCTCCGCCGGAGGGAAACTGCGGGGCCTGGAGCCGAGTCTGCAATCATCGAAGAGGCGCGCCTTATGGCGCGCGTGCGCCATCCCAACATCGTCACGGTCTACGGCGCCGAACGCATCGACGGGCGCGTCGGCATCTGGATGGAGTTCGTCGAGGGCCTGACGCTGGAACAGGAACTGCGCGACAAGGGCCCCCTCAGTGGCGACGATGTGCTGGCGGTGGCGGTAGATCTCTGTGGCGCGTTGGGTGCAGTCCACCAAGCGGGATTGTTACATCGGGACTTGAAGGCGCAGAACGTGATGCGCGCCACAGATGGGCGGATCCTGCTCACGGATTTCGGCGCGGGCCGCGACGGTGCTCAGAGCTCGGAAGGCGATGAGATAGAGCTGGCCGGCACGCCGCTCTATCTGGCGCCAGAACTCTTCGCAGGACAGCGGCCAACCATTGTCAGCGACCTCTACGCCCTGGGAGTGCTGCTCTACCATCTCGGGACGGGAGAGTTTCCGGTGCGCGCGCCATCGCTCCGCGCATTTCGCGATGCCCACACACACCCACGAGTGCCCACGCGGAAGGTTCGGGCGGATTTGCCTCGATCACTCGCCACGGTGATCGATCGACTGCTCTCCGTCAATCCACCCGACAGATACCTCACCTCCGCGGAGGTGACCGGAGCCCTGAAGGGACTGATGCCGCAGACGGTCTGGATGATGGCCGCCGGCGTGGTCGTTACCCTCGTATCATTGGCCGTCCTTTTTGATGTTGGATCCGTACGGAGTCGTTGGTTCGGCGAAGTTGGCACGGATACCGCTCCTGTTGGCATCGCGGCTTCAGCGCGCACTCGTAAGCTGAATCCTCCGGCATCTCAGTGGTTAGGCCAACCCTCACGCGACGGGCGGTACTTTGCCGTACGTCAACGCCGGTGGGGGTGA